Within Streptomyces antibioticus, the genomic segment TCTGGCCTCCCAACGGGTGTCCTGTTCCTGCAACGCGACCCGCACCCTGGAAGGCATCACATCAACAAGGAGCAGTGCCGAGAGCGGTCCTTCCACGTTCCTCTCGGAAGAGCTCGAGCCGGGCGGGCCGGCGTACCTGTGCCGCGGCGGGGCGCCTTGGCTGGGGATCGACCGCGAAGGGGAGACGTGCGGGAGCCCTCTCCGCGGCAGCCTGCGCGGCGCCGCGAACGTCTACTACTCGCTCCTGAAGAGCTCCATCTTCGTGCCAGAGGTGGCCGCGTCGACCGCTGACCCAAAGGTCCTCGCTGCGCTCCAGGACGGGGCGATCGTACAGGCCCGGCACAGGACAGCGGTCTTCCTTGACAAGGGAGAGGCTTTGCCTGTTCCCATGCTCCGGAAAGCGGCCCAGGGGAACGCCTTCCTCCTGGAGGACTTCAGCGACGAGGAGATCGCCCGCGCACTGGCCGTGCTGCAACAGTCCGAATCCGGAGCCTCAGAGACAGAGGAGCCCGGCTCCGCGCAGGACCCGGCTCCGTTCCGTGCCACCGAGTACCAGACGCTGCGCGGTGCGATCGAGTCTGAGGAACTGGTCGTACGCGAGCCCCGAGGACAGTACGCCCCCAGTGTTGCCTCCGCCTTCGCCCGCGTAAGGCTTGTAGAAAAGCTCCGCGAAACTCGGGTGCTATGGGGCTTCAACCGCGTCTTCGCGGAGTCCCCTTACGATGACGCGTCCCGAAAGGCACTGCTGCGTCGCACACCCGCTCGCCCGGGTGGCAACTGGCTTCCCGCATACGCTGTCAGCGGCGAGGGAATATATCTGGAACTCGACACGGCGCTGCTGGGCGCCTGGGAGGAGCGCCGGGCAGTCCTGGCGCAGGCTGAACTACTCACACAGCGCTTCTCGGACCTGGCCGAACAACGCGGCCTGACCAAGCGCGAGCTGTCGCCGCGCTTCATCCTCCTGCACACATTGGCGCACCTGCTCATCAACCAGCTCACCTACGAGTGCGGCTACAGCTCGGCCTCCCTGAGGGAGCGCCTCTACGTGAGCCCCGGGCCGGACGGCATGGCCGGCATACTCATCTACACCGCTGCCGGGGACTCCGAGGGCACCTTGGGCGGCCTGGTTCGAATGGGCGAGCCCGGTCGGCTGGAGGTAGTGCTGGAGAACGCCCTGGCTCATGCCGCATGGTGCTCCTCGGACCCGGTGTGCATCGAGAGCAAGGGCCAAGGGCCCGGGTCCTGCAACCTCGCCGCCTGCCACGGCTGCGCGCTGCTTCCTGAGACTGCATGCGAGGAGTACAACCGCTTCCTTGACCGTGCCTTGGTGGTCGGTGGGCTCGGAAAGAGCGAGCTCGGATTCTTCGCTACGAACTGAGAACAGGCCAATGGTGTGCGCAAGCATCCCGCTTACGCACACCTGAGTGGTTCCGGAGGCCCATTGCTTCCCGGGCGATGTTGCAGGTAGCGACCTATTGGGTGGGGGACCTGTTAGGTATTGCCCACGCCATAGTCCACGAGTCCGACGAACATCGCTCAGAGGAGAAGTGGGTTGGTGTGAGCGATGGCCTGAAACTTCTCGGACGATCTAGCGCCCTGCATAAGCCGCATCAGAACCTCTCCCGTCGGCCACCAGCCGTCGTTGTGCGGGCACGGGCTGAAGCAATGGTTGCTGCACTAGCGGTTCGTCGTCGAGTACCACTCGGAGGCGGCGGCCGACCTCTGCCGCGACCTCAACCGCGACTGCGTTTCCGAGCGCGCGCATGGCCGCCGTCCTGGTGCCGGGAATCTCATAGTCATCCGGGAACGTCTGAATTCGCGCGGACTCCCGCACCGTGAGATAGCGAACCGAGTCGTCTTGGAAGCGGATCATGGCCTCACCTCCTGCGACGCCGTGGACG encodes:
- the drmB gene encoding DUF1998 domain-containing protein; this encodes MIRGKVRRSQMVAPFGPGAMHVLSDGTSVVTAGLDHWFPRGDDRNQEEFRIHEWRLEQHLGVDALYSPPDYRTRSENGVNTGLTVPVLRFPTWGFCPRCRKLAKDRLHQENRPACKEHESSGRKPFFAQVPFVAICERGHLQDFPWFEWTHRSASPSCRGHRLSLRSSGGGTLASQRVSCSCNATRTLEGITSTRSSAESGPSTFLSEELEPGGPAYLCRGGAPWLGIDREGETCGSPLRGSLRGAANVYYSLLKSSIFVPEVAASTADPKVLAALQDGAIVQARHRTAVFLDKGEALPVPMLRKAAQGNAFLLEDFSDEEIARALAVLQQSESGASETEEPGSAQDPAPFRATEYQTLRGAIESEELVVREPRGQYAPSVASAFARVRLVEKLRETRVLWGFNRVFAESPYDDASRKALLRRTPARPGGNWLPAYAVSGEGIYLELDTALLGAWEERRAVLAQAELLTQRFSDLAEQRGLTKRELSPRFILLHTLAHLLINQLTYECGYSSASLRERLYVSPGPDGMAGILIYTAAGDSEGTLGGLVRMGEPGRLEVVLENALAHAAWCSSDPVCIESKGQGPGSCNLAACHGCALLPETACEEYNRFLDRALVVGGLGKSELGFFATN